The following proteins are encoded in a genomic region of Natrinema sp. DC36:
- a CDS encoding AMP-binding protein, translated as MVTTEPGEFPDGIPNELDLPFGERPLHEYVSRYAAERPDGVAIDYYGARLTYGELGDAIDRFATELAERGYGRGDTLLLLLQNCPQYVIAYYAAQKLGMRVSPCSPMAKEHRVSYQLSDGGARIVVAGDTHAPLLEAVREETPLEEIVYTRFETYLPDEPVPAIHEDMADAIETPRQPESDDVRYLESILEETPAEPPAVEVAMDDICLLQYTSGTTGLPKGCMHSYANVLFAAATSSALTGRDEHTRHLAVMPVFHVAGKLNAVDSPMIQGGTTVLLTRYEPEAYVDALAAHEPTNGWITTPMVRELLPLLESEERAIDSLESMPVTSFGQALTEALCERWADATDSTMYEAAYGLTETHTRDTFTQGLGVIEEGFVGKPVYETDIVIRDWESHEEVPRGETGEITVKSPSLFEGYLGKPEETEAAFHDGYVLTGDIGRMTDDGTLYFLGRRTYMIKSSGYSIAPAEVETVLKTHPAVANAAVAGRDHGTKGSEVVAAVTTADGSFARDEFLEWAENRLAAYKRPRDVVVLEQLPVTDMGKLDRERLEGVITDRA; from the coding sequence ATGGTTACCACGGAACCCGGTGAGTTTCCGGACGGGATTCCAAACGAGCTAGATCTCCCGTTCGGGGAGCGACCGCTTCACGAGTACGTTTCCCGCTACGCGGCGGAGCGGCCGGACGGCGTCGCGATCGACTACTACGGCGCACGGCTCACCTACGGGGAGCTCGGCGACGCGATCGACCGCTTCGCGACCGAGCTAGCCGAGCGCGGGTACGGCCGCGGGGACACCCTCCTCTTGCTTCTCCAGAACTGCCCGCAGTACGTGATCGCCTATTACGCGGCCCAGAAATTGGGGATGCGGGTCAGTCCCTGCAGCCCGATGGCGAAGGAACACCGCGTGAGCTATCAACTGTCCGACGGGGGCGCGCGAATCGTCGTCGCGGGGGACACCCACGCGCCGCTGCTCGAGGCCGTCCGCGAGGAAACGCCGCTCGAGGAGATCGTTTACACGCGCTTCGAAACCTATCTGCCCGACGAGCCGGTGCCCGCGATTCACGAGGACATGGCGGACGCGATCGAAACGCCGCGACAGCCCGAATCCGATGACGTTCGGTACCTCGAGTCGATCCTCGAGGAAACGCCCGCCGAGCCGCCGGCCGTCGAGGTCGCGATGGACGATATATGCCTCTTGCAGTACACTTCGGGAACGACCGGTCTGCCCAAGGGCTGCATGCACAGCTACGCGAACGTCCTGTTCGCCGCGGCCACGTCCTCGGCGCTGACCGGGCGGGACGAGCACACGCGCCACCTCGCGGTGATGCCCGTCTTCCACGTGGCCGGGAAGCTCAACGCCGTCGACTCCCCGATGATTCAGGGCGGGACGACCGTCCTCCTGACCCGATACGAGCCAGAGGCCTACGTCGACGCGCTGGCGGCCCACGAGCCGACCAACGGCTGGATCACCACGCCGATGGTCCGGGAGCTGCTGCCGTTGCTGGAGTCCGAGGAGCGGGCGATCGACTCGCTCGAGTCGATGCCGGTGACGAGCTTCGGGCAGGCGCTGACCGAGGCCCTCTGCGAGCGGTGGGCCGACGCGACCGACTCGACGATGTACGAAGCGGCTTACGGCCTGACCGAGACCCACACGCGGGACACGTTCACGCAGGGTCTCGGCGTGATCGAGGAGGGATTCGTCGGCAAGCCGGTCTACGAGACCGATATCGTGATCCGAGACTGGGAGAGCCACGAGGAGGTCCCCCGGGGCGAAACCGGCGAGATCACCGTGAAGTCGCCGTCGCTCTTCGAGGGCTATCTCGGCAAACCCGAGGAGACCGAGGCGGCGTTTCACGATGGCTACGTCCTGACCGGCGACATCGGCCGAATGACCGACGACGGGACGCTCTACTTCCTCGGGCGACGAACGTACATGATCAAGTCCAGCGGCTACTCGATCGCGCCCGCCGAAGTCGAGACGGTCCTGAAGACGCACCCTGCCGTCGCTAACGCCGCTGTCGCCGGCCGCGACCACGGGACCAAAGGGTCGGAGGTCGTCGCGGCCGTCACGACCGCCGACGGCTCGTTCGCCAGAGACGAGTTTCTCGAGTGGGCCGAGAACCGACTGGCCGCGTACAAGCGGCCCCGCGACGTCGTCGTGCTCGAGCAGTTGCCCGTTACGGATATGGGGAAGCTCGATCGGGAGCGACTCGAGGGCGTGATCACCGATCGGGCGTAG
- a CDS encoding MOSC domain-containing protein codes for MSSTGTVRAIHVAPEQGAPTERVDRVRAVAGCGLEGDRYYSADGTFADREGSDVTLIEAEALSAVERDYEIDLESGVHRRNLTTEGIALNHLVDVRFRIGEVICKGVELCEPCSFLESHLAKNGIREALVHRGGLRARVLESGTVTTGDRVERI; via the coding sequence ATGTCATCGACGGGAACGGTCCGGGCGATCCACGTCGCGCCGGAGCAGGGAGCACCGACGGAACGGGTCGACCGCGTCCGAGCCGTCGCCGGGTGCGGCCTCGAGGGCGATCGCTACTACAGCGCCGACGGCACGTTCGCCGACCGCGAGGGAAGCGATGTCACGCTCATCGAGGCCGAGGCGCTGTCCGCGGTCGAGCGCGACTACGAGATCGACCTCGAGTCCGGCGTCCATCGCCGGAATCTGACGACCGAGGGGATCGCTCTGAATCATCTGGTCGACGTCCGGTTCCGGATCGGCGAGGTCATTTGTAAGGGAGTCGAACTCTGCGAGCCGTGTTCGTTCCTCGAGTCCCACCTCGCGAAGAACGGGATCCGGGAGGCGCTGGTTCACCGCGGCGGGCTCCGAGCACGGGTCCTCGAGAGTGGAACCGTGACGACCGGCGATCGCGTCGAGCGGATCTAG
- a CDS encoding DUF5787 family protein yields MSEFAFELELCAHLESRREGIVARQLGGSVADPGGRILDVLCVEPGPEFEDRVAITSESIPDAAIESAIGTGHARYWKDAFDCHPERARSALERALEIGFFERDHAASAASSRDHVRQVARYPDWYGRIVGIENKPDLGRPGDLEAQLRTDVSLALVDEAILATESYVTRAHLHRIPEEIGVWRVHRDESDPDAELEIEVIRDPASLPVAEPGIEPLESHPGRTEIEVVSPAAKARARRKIAERAYGKGWRTYDFPACSACRPDESSGAVLPYCEWKGRVVDAAAECGPSCSGYDAAGAPDIDLDAERDRRTAWEADPGGKRRQQSGIGEFS; encoded by the coding sequence GTGTCAGAGTTCGCGTTCGAACTCGAGTTGTGCGCCCATCTCGAGTCGCGCCGGGAGGGGATCGTCGCCCGCCAGCTCGGCGGCAGCGTCGCCGATCCCGGCGGGCGGATCCTCGACGTGCTCTGCGTCGAGCCCGGTCCCGAATTCGAGGATCGCGTCGCGATCACGAGCGAGTCGATCCCCGACGCCGCCATCGAGTCGGCTATCGGCACTGGTCACGCGCGCTACTGGAAAGACGCCTTCGACTGCCATCCAGAGCGCGCCCGCAGCGCCCTCGAGCGCGCGCTCGAGATCGGCTTCTTCGAACGCGATCACGCCGCCAGCGCGGCCAGCAGTCGCGACCACGTTCGACAGGTCGCCCGCTATCCCGACTGGTACGGTCGCATCGTCGGCATCGAAAACAAGCCCGACCTCGGTCGGCCGGGGGATCTCGAGGCCCAACTGCGAACGGACGTGAGCCTCGCGCTGGTCGACGAAGCGATCCTCGCGACCGAGAGCTACGTGACGCGCGCGCATCTGCACCGAATTCCCGAGGAAATCGGCGTCTGGCGGGTCCACCGCGACGAGTCCGACCCGGACGCCGAACTCGAGATCGAGGTGATTCGCGACCCCGCGTCGCTGCCCGTCGCAGAGCCGGGAATCGAACCGCTCGAGTCCCATCCCGGCCGAACGGAGATCGAGGTCGTCTCTCCCGCGGCGAAGGCGCGAGCGCGACGAAAGATCGCCGAACGCGCGTACGGCAAGGGGTGGCGAACGTACGACTTTCCGGCCTGTTCGGCCTGCCGCCCCGACGAGTCGAGCGGGGCAGTGCTTCCCTACTGCGAGTGGAAGGGACGGGTGGTCGATGCCGCTGCGGAGTGCGGGCCGTCGTGTTCGGGCTACGACGCGGCCGGGGCTCCGGACATAGATCTCGATGCTGAACGCGACCGCCGAACCGCGTGGGAGGCCGATCCGGGCGGTAAGCGGCGACAACAGTCCGGAATCGGCGAATTCAGTTGA
- a CDS encoding SDR family NAD(P)-dependent oxidoreductase: MDGPDLTGRTVLVTGSAKGVGRELLLATAERGAATAVHYHTSAEAARDVAERARDRGASAAMTVQGDVTDPESVDGLFAAVEAELGSVDVLVNNVGDFAPAHWSDLEFETWNRVLETNLNGTYLCSKRALPEMRETEYGRIVNIGYASSEQGLVSPENFPYFVAKKGVLMFTRMLAADTQDDGITVNAISPYVVENSDEFPEELPRDRPASFEDLIAPLYFYLDPDSGYVSGENLEVDGGWLPETV, encoded by the coding sequence ATGGACGGACCCGATCTCACGGGGCGAACGGTCCTCGTCACGGGCAGCGCGAAAGGCGTCGGGCGCGAACTGCTGTTGGCGACGGCCGAGCGCGGGGCGGCGACGGCGGTCCACTACCACACCAGCGCCGAGGCGGCCCGCGACGTGGCCGAGAGGGCCCGCGACCGCGGCGCAAGCGCGGCGATGACGGTTCAGGGCGACGTCACCGATCCCGAGAGCGTCGACGGCCTCTTCGCGGCCGTCGAAGCCGAACTCGGGAGCGTCGACGTGCTTGTCAACAACGTCGGCGACTTCGCGCCCGCCCACTGGTCCGACCTCGAGTTCGAAACCTGGAACCGCGTCCTCGAGACGAACCTCAACGGGACATACCTCTGTTCGAAGCGAGCGCTACCCGAGATGCGGGAGACCGAGTACGGCCGGATCGTGAACATCGGCTACGCCTCGAGCGAGCAGGGGCTCGTCAGTCCCGAGAACTTTCCCTACTTCGTGGCCAAGAAGGGCGTATTGATGTTCACGCGTATGCTCGCGGCCGACACGCAGGACGACGGGATCACGGTCAACGCCATCTCGCCGTACGTCGTCGAGAACTCCGACGAGTTTCCCGAGGAACTGCCCCGCGACCGGCCCGCGAGCTTCGAGGACCTGATCGCGCCGCTGTACTTCTATCTCGACCCCGACAGCGGCTACGTCAGCGGGGAGAACCTCGAGGTCGACGGCGGTTGGTTGCCCGAGACGGTGTGA
- a CDS encoding MBL fold metallo-hydrolase, whose protein sequence is MRVTLLGTGDTTGTPTVGCDCDTCTAARERGVERTRFSVHVENERTGESLLIDFSPDFRYQFLRDDVPLPDAAVITHIHFDHLDGLGNVFRVLDSLEVYAADETDPETGKSVAETVRDDYHYLDTVTVVPTTPLETVRICGLDVTLVPVEHPPLVCYGLTVEDPETGRKLSITGDTSYDIPDESRAVLADADLLLADGIVPASLCKHHPLGGRHEDSEGTPRTFGTKHMTREGAIAMAERLNADRTRLVHLAHFYPAEEAFEEPLAIDSEQYVL, encoded by the coding sequence ATGCGGGTGACGCTGCTGGGAACCGGCGACACGACCGGAACGCCGACCGTCGGCTGCGACTGCGACACCTGTACGGCCGCACGCGAACGCGGCGTCGAGCGAACGCGATTCTCTGTTCACGTCGAAAACGAGCGCACGGGAGAGTCGCTGCTGATCGATTTCAGCCCCGACTTTCGTTACCAGTTCCTCCGCGACGATGTCCCGCTGCCCGACGCCGCCGTCATCACGCACATTCACTTCGACCACCTCGACGGGCTGGGCAACGTCTTTCGCGTCCTGGACTCGCTCGAGGTCTACGCGGCCGACGAGACCGACCCCGAGACGGGCAAGAGCGTCGCCGAAACGGTCCGAGACGACTATCACTATCTCGACACCGTCACCGTCGTTCCGACGACGCCGCTCGAGACGGTCCGGATCTGCGGACTCGACGTGACGCTGGTCCCGGTCGAACATCCGCCGCTGGTCTGTTACGGACTCACCGTCGAGGATCCGGAGACGGGCAGAAAACTATCGATAACGGGCGATACGAGCTACGATATCCCCGATGAATCCCGCGCGGTACTGGCCGATGCGGATCTCCTGCTGGCCGACGGAATCGTCCCTGCGAGCCTCTGTAAACATCACCCCCTCGGCGGCCGCCACGAGGACAGCGAGGGCACCCCTCGGACGTTCGGCACGAAACACATGACTCGAGAGGGGGCGATCGCGATGGCCGAGCGGCTGAACGCCGACCGGACGCGACTGGTCCACCTCGCGCACTTCTACCCCGCCGAGGAGGCGTTCGAGGAGCCGCTCGCGATCGACAGCGAGCAGTACGTCCTCTAA
- a CDS encoding PIN domain-containing protein produces MSTRTRVALDTSALMMPVELDVRLFEELERLLDSFEPTIPQAVVEELRRLSEKGGQEGTAATVGHDLATERCLVVDTEASYADDALVELAREGNVEYVVTNDRPLRDRVLEASRPVIALRGRNKLAITQP; encoded by the coding sequence ATGAGCACGCGGACGCGGGTCGCCCTCGACACGAGCGCGCTCATGATGCCAGTCGAACTCGACGTGCGGCTGTTCGAGGAACTCGAACGATTGCTCGATTCATTCGAGCCGACGATTCCACAGGCCGTCGTGGAGGAATTACGGCGGCTGTCCGAGAAGGGCGGCCAGGAGGGGACGGCCGCGACCGTCGGCCACGATCTGGCGACCGAGCGCTGTCTCGTCGTCGACACGGAGGCATCGTACGCCGACGACGCGCTGGTCGAACTCGCCCGCGAGGGCAACGTCGAGTACGTCGTCACGAACGATCGCCCGCTACGCGACCGGGTGCTCGAGGCGAGCAGACCGGTAATTGCATTACGCGGGAGAAACAAGTTAGCGATCACTCAACCATAG
- a CDS encoding translation initiation factor IF-2 subunit gamma — translation MVGNRQPEVNIGLVGHVDHGKTTLVQALSGSWTDQHSEEMKRGISIRLGYADATFRYCEGADEPDCYTVEEECPDGSESEPLRTVSFVDAPGHETLMATMLSGASLMDGAVLVVSANEPVPQPQTEEHLMALDIIGIDNIVIAQNKVDLVDAETARNNYEQIKEFVEGTVAEDAPIVPVSAGQEVNLDLLIQAIEEEIPTPDRDPDADARMHVARSFDINKPGTTANDLAGGVLGGSLVRGELEVGDEIEIRPGREVEEGGQSEYVPIETSIRSLQAGGETVDTVTPGGLLGVGTKLDPSLTKGDALAGRMAGPPGTLPPTWNEFTMDVDLLDRVVGAESGETVDEISTGEPLMMTVGTATTVGAVTSARSGECEVNLKRPVAADPGTKIAINRRIGARWRLIGLGTLTD, via the coding sequence ATGGTAGGAAATCGACAACCGGAGGTGAACATCGGGCTCGTCGGTCACGTAGATCACGGCAAGACGACGCTGGTGCAAGCGCTGAGCGGTTCGTGGACGGACCAGCACTCCGAGGAGATGAAACGCGGTATCTCCATCAGACTCGGCTACGCCGACGCGACCTTCCGCTACTGCGAGGGAGCGGACGAACCCGACTGTTACACCGTAGAAGAGGAGTGTCCGGACGGCTCGGAAAGCGAGCCGCTTCGGACCGTCTCGTTCGTCGACGCCCCGGGTCACGAGACCTTGATGGCAACGATGCTCTCGGGCGCGTCGCTGATGGACGGCGCGGTGCTGGTCGTCAGCGCTAACGAACCCGTCCCCCAGCCCCAGACCGAAGAGCACCTGATGGCGCTGGACATCATCGGCATCGACAACATCGTTATCGCCCAAAACAAGGTCGACCTCGTCGACGCCGAGACCGCTCGCAACAACTACGAGCAGATCAAAGAGTTCGTCGAGGGAACGGTCGCGGAGGACGCCCCCATCGTCCCCGTCTCCGCGGGACAGGAGGTCAATCTCGACCTGCTGATTCAGGCGATCGAGGAAGAGATCCCCACCCCCGACCGAGATCCAGACGCCGACGCCCGGATGCACGTTGCCCGGAGCTTCGACATAAACAAACCCGGGACGACGGCGAACGATCTCGCCGGCGGCGTCCTCGGCGGCAGTCTGGTCCGGGGCGAACTCGAGGTCGGCGACGAGATCGAGATCCGACCCGGCCGCGAAGTCGAGGAGGGCGGCCAGAGCGAGTACGTCCCGATCGAAACGAGCATCCGCTCGCTGCAGGCCGGCGGCGAGACCGTCGACACCGTCACGCCGGGCGGCCTGCTCGGCGTCGGAACCAAGCTCGACCCCTCGCTGACGAAAGGCGACGCGCTGGCGGGCCGGATGGCCGGCCCGCCGGGAACGCTCCCGCCGACGTGGAACGAGTTCACGATGGACGTCGACCTGCTCGATCGGGTCGTCGGCGCGGAGAGCGGCGAGACGGTCGACGAGATCAGCACCGGCGAACCGCTGATGATGACCGTCGGCACGGCGACGACCGTCGGGGCCGTCACCAGCGCCCGAAGCGGCGAGTGCGAGGTCAATCTCAAGCGACCCGTCGCCGCCGATCCGGGGACGAAAATCGCGATCAACCGCCGCATCGGCGCGCGCTGGCGGCTGATCGGGCTGGGAACGCTCACGGACTGA
- a CDS encoding ZIP family metal transporter produces the protein MALLENLVLVFVAGLITALATGLGALPFFFFEGISDRRNVILWGLSSGIMVSASLFGLVDEGLAEGTPLEIGIGMVAGVALVVVAHDVLMDTEIDPQQYEEADFKKLVLILGILTVHSFPEGVAIGVSFADLGLEGGTQFLGFTIPVLAIFMTIAISIHNVPEGTAISIPLRSMDVANWKLVWWAVFSSLPQPIGAVLAFGFVRYAREFLPYGFGFAAGAMIYLVLTEFVPEALEIGERLPRGGKPELAGGIVVGVLVMVPLAFV, from the coding sequence ATGGCGCTGCTCGAGAACCTCGTGTTAGTGTTCGTCGCCGGGCTGATAACAGCGCTGGCGACCGGCCTCGGCGCGCTGCCGTTTTTCTTCTTCGAGGGGATCAGTGACCGACGAAACGTAATTCTCTGGGGACTCTCGTCGGGGATCATGGTCTCGGCGTCGCTGTTCGGCCTCGTCGATGAAGGACTGGCCGAAGGGACGCCCCTCGAGATCGGAATCGGCATGGTGGCCGGCGTCGCGCTCGTCGTCGTCGCCCACGACGTGCTGATGGACACCGAGATCGACCCCCAGCAGTACGAGGAGGCCGATTTCAAGAAGCTCGTCCTCATCCTCGGCATCCTGACCGTCCACAGCTTCCCGGAGGGGGTGGCCATCGGCGTCTCCTTCGCCGATCTCGGCCTCGAGGGCGGGACCCAGTTCCTCGGCTTTACCATCCCGGTGCTGGCGATCTTCATGACGATCGCCATCTCGATTCACAACGTTCCCGAGGGGACCGCGATCTCGATCCCGCTGCGCTCGATGGACGTCGCGAACTGGAAGCTGGTCTGGTGGGCCGTCTTCTCGAGTCTGCCCCAGCCGATCGGGGCCGTCCTCGCGTTCGGCTTCGTCCGCTACGCCCGCGAATTCCTGCCCTACGGCTTCGGCTTCGCCGCGGGCGCGATGATCTATCTCGTGCTCACCGAGTTCGTCCCCGAGGCGCTCGAGATCGGCGAACGGCTGCCCCGGGGCGGCAAGCCGGAGTTAGCGGGCGGTATCGTCGTCGGCGTTCTGGTCATGGTGCCGCTGGCGTTCGTCTAG
- a CDS encoding digeranylgeranylglycerophospholipid reductase, translating to MNDRYDVVIAGAGPAGAQCARDLAARGYDVVVLETEAEEEFPRQSNKSTAGTFHSMMASFGIPDDVVMQYTDSVVLESPTEHYVRDQTGAVLEFADFKRYLVKDSRDRGAEYRFDARVTAPITENGEIIGVTYNGDEEVYGDITIDATGPSAPLAKKLGVVDLKRENHAIGIEYEFEGIDIDRPGFADLRDAMMLRLDHEIAPGGYSWIFHTGEDTAKVGLCYIQNGSHDQYSRDDFTIDDYLSHWLETDPRFRDAEPIEGKQHRGSAHIQAPGELHTDRFMAIGDTVPSLDPLWGEGINKCMLSGRAAAATADSVLKHDGVEPTAETLEVYDTLWHRDVAPNAKSRLLMTQLLYLASNERYDTLMRDLQRLDDDTLAQANKGNVRAIANLIELDDVPLLARFAKQQMNLDLGSLLP from the coding sequence ATGAACGACCGCTACGACGTAGTCATCGCCGGTGCCGGTCCCGCCGGTGCACAGTGTGCCCGCGACCTCGCCGCCAGGGGGTACGACGTCGTCGTCCTCGAGACCGAGGCCGAAGAGGAGTTCCCGCGACAGAGCAACAAGTCCACTGCGGGAACCTTCCACTCCATGATGGCGTCCTTCGGCATCCCCGACGACGTGGTCATGCAGTACACCGACAGCGTCGTCCTCGAGTCGCCGACCGAGCACTACGTCCGCGACCAGACCGGCGCGGTCCTCGAGTTCGCGGATTTCAAACGCTATCTGGTGAAAGACAGCCGCGACCGCGGCGCCGAGTATCGATTCGACGCTCGCGTCACTGCGCCGATCACGGAAAACGGCGAGATCATCGGCGTCACCTACAACGGCGACGAGGAGGTCTACGGCGATATTACGATCGACGCGACGGGGCCGAGCGCGCCCCTCGCGAAGAAACTCGGCGTCGTCGATCTCAAGCGGGAAAACCACGCCATCGGCATCGAGTACGAGTTCGAGGGGATCGACATCGATCGCCCCGGCTTCGCGGACCTGCGCGACGCCATGATGTTGCGACTCGACCACGAGATCGCACCCGGTGGCTACTCCTGGATCTTCCACACGGGGGAGGACACCGCCAAGGTCGGCCTCTGTTACATCCAGAACGGCAGCCACGACCAGTACAGTCGCGACGATTTTACCATCGACGACTACCTCTCTCACTGGCTCGAGACGGACCCCCGGTTCCGGGACGCCGAACCGATCGAGGGCAAACAACACCGCGGCTCGGCCCACATTCAGGCGCCGGGGGAACTCCACACCGATCGGTTCATGGCCATCGGCGACACCGTGCCGAGCCTCGACCCGCTCTGGGGCGAGGGAATCAACAAGTGCATGCTGTCCGGTCGCGCGGCTGCCGCCACCGCCGATAGCGTCCTCAAACACGACGGCGTCGAGCCGACCGCCGAGACCCTCGAGGTCTACGACACCCTCTGGCACCGCGACGTCGCCCCCAACGCGAAGAGCCGGCTGCTGATGACCCAGCTCCTCTATCTCGCATCGAACGAGCGCTACGACACGCTCATGCGGGATCTCCAGCGGCTCGACGACGACACGCTGGCCCAGGCGAACAAGGGGAATGTCCGCGCCATCGCGAACCTGATCGAACTCGATGACGTGCCGCTGCTCGCCCGGTTCGCGAAACAGCAGATGAATCTCGACCTCGGCTCGCTGCTGCCGTAG
- a CDS encoding pantetheine-phosphate adenylyltransferase, translated as MRVAVAGTFGPLHDGHRTLFEHALRFGENGVVVALTSDELAVETRHEPRPIPSLEERMQTVTDAIRELDEWDRDVEIRTLETEDGIATDEPSIDALVVSPETAPELEGINDRRREQGFEPLSGIVAPYVYADDGERISSTRIVAGEIDEHGRVLE; from the coding sequence ATGCGAGTCGCAGTCGCCGGCACGTTCGGGCCGCTCCACGATGGGCATCGAACTCTGTTCGAGCACGCGCTCCGGTTCGGCGAGAACGGTGTCGTCGTCGCGCTGACCAGCGACGAGTTGGCCGTCGAGACGCGTCACGAGCCCCGCCCGATCCCGTCGCTCGAGGAACGAATGCAGACCGTGACCGACGCGATCCGCGAACTCGACGAGTGGGATCGCGACGTCGAAATCCGAACGCTCGAGACCGAAGACGGAATTGCGACCGACGAGCCGTCGATCGACGCGCTGGTGGTCTCCCCTGAGACGGCCCCCGAACTCGAGGGGATCAACGACCGGCGGCGCGAGCAGGGGTTCGAACCGCTGTCGGGGATCGTCGCACCGTACGTCTACGCCGACGACGGAGAACGGATCTCGTCGACCCGGATCGTCGCGGGGGAGATCGACGAGCACGGGCGCGTCCTCGAGTAG
- a CDS encoding universal stress protein: MLDTVLLAVGPGDADRSDQLAKAVLEVAKPAGATVVLAHVFTSDEYDQVLDRLDFDRNVDEIDPDAVASRHSTIHDLQAVLDEHDVDYEIRGAVGEHGPSIVDLAASTGADRVVVGGRRRSPTGKAVFGSTAQEVLLSAPCPVTFVRSEEFED; the protein is encoded by the coding sequence ATGCTAGATACAGTGTTACTCGCAGTCGGACCCGGTGACGCGGACCGCAGTGATCAACTGGCCAAAGCGGTCCTCGAGGTCGCGAAACCCGCCGGGGCGACAGTCGTCCTCGCACACGTGTTCACCAGCGACGAGTACGACCAGGTGCTCGACCGCCTCGACTTCGACCGGAACGTCGACGAGATCGACCCCGACGCGGTCGCGTCGCGCCACTCGACGATCCACGATCTGCAGGCCGTCCTGGACGAACACGACGTCGACTACGAGATCCGCGGCGCGGTCGGGGAACACGGGCCGTCGATCGTCGATCTGGCCGCGAGTACCGGTGCCGACCGGGTCGTCGTCGGCGGACGCCGTCGATCGCCGACGGGGAAGGCCGTCTTCGGCTCGACGGCCCAGGAAGTACTGCTCTCGGCGCCGTGCCCCGTCACCTTCGTCCGGAGCGAGGAGTTCGAGGACTGA
- a CDS encoding universal stress protein, with amino-acid sequence MAIDTVLLAVGPMDTVRAPELAETVLEIAEPLGATVVIGHAFTEDEYEDVHDDLGLEARVDDIDPDEVAARRAPVPELAERFEEAGVDYEIKGALGEVSTKVVDMAIDVDADRMVVGGRRRSPAEKAVLGSVSQEIILQAPCPVTYFRDLDVME; translated from the coding sequence ATGGCAATCGATACAGTACTTCTCGCAGTCGGACCGATGGACACAGTTCGCGCGCCGGAGCTCGCCGAAACGGTTCTCGAGATCGCCGAACCCCTCGGTGCAACGGTCGTCATCGGCCACGCCTTCACGGAAGACGAGTACGAGGACGTCCACGACGATCTCGGCCTCGAGGCCCGCGTCGACGACATCGATCCCGATGAAGTCGCCGCCCGGCGCGCACCGGTTCCCGAACTCGCCGAGCGCTTCGAGGAGGCCGGCGTCGACTACGAAATCAAAGGTGCGCTCGGCGAGGTCAGTACCAAGGTCGTCGACATGGCGATCGACGTCGATGCGGATCGAATGGTCGTCGGCGGTCGGCGACGTTCGCCCGCCGAAAAGGCCGTTCTCGGTTCCGTCTCCCAGGAGATCATCCTGCAGGCTCCCTGTCCGGTCACCTACTTCCGCGATCTCGACGTGATGGAGTAG